From a region of the Mycobacteroides saopaulense genome:
- a CDS encoding DUF3349 domain-containing protein: MNAFLNKIVTWLRAGYPEGVPPPDYVPLLALLGRRLSNEEVKTVARELMARGDFDNIDIGVLITQITDELPTGEDIERVRERLSKKGWPLDDPREPADHTDEPGSGQSFDHPA, from the coding sequence GTGAACGCATTTCTGAACAAGATCGTCACCTGGCTTCGGGCGGGATACCCCGAGGGTGTCCCGCCGCCCGACTATGTCCCGCTGTTGGCATTGCTCGGTCGCCGCCTCTCCAATGAAGAGGTCAAGACCGTGGCCCGTGAGCTGATGGCCCGCGGCGACTTCGACAACATCGATATCGGGGTACTCATCACCCAGATCACCGATGAACTGCCCACCGGAGAAGACATCGAGCGCGTGCGCGAACGGCTGTCGAAAAAGGGGTGGCCCCTTGATGATCCGCGCGAGCCCGCGGACCACACAGACGAGCCGGGCTCCGGTCAGTCCTTCGACCACCCGGCGTGA